The stretch of DNA TGGGGAGTTCCAGGCCGGCGCTCAGGAGGAAGGCGGGCCAGTAGATGGCGTGGAACCGGGAGATGTCCTTGCCGATCACGTGGACATCGGCCGGCCAGAACCGGCGGAACTTCTCCGAGTCCACGTCCGGGTAGCCCACACCGGTGAGGTAGTTGGTCAGTGCATCCACCCACACGTACATGACGTGGTTGCTGTTGCCCGGAACCGGGACGCCCCAGTCGAAGGTGGTGCGGCTGATGGACAGGTCCTCCAGGCCGCGCTTGACGAAGCTGATCACTTCGTTGAACCGGGACTGCGGGGCACCGAACTCAGGCTGGGCTTCATAGAGCGCCAGCAGCTTGTCCTGGTAGGCGGACAGCCGGAAGAAGTAGCTCTCCTCGGCCGTCCACGTCACCTCGGTGTCCGTCTCCTTCGAGTACCGCACGCCGTCGTCCTTCACAACGGTCTCGTCCTCGCCGTAGAACGCCTCGTCCCGGACGGAGTACCAGCCCTCGTACTTGTCGAGGTAGATGTCGCCATTGGCTTCCATCTTCTTCCAGATGGCCTGCGACGCCGCGTAGTGGTCCTCGTCCGTGGTGCGGATGAAGCGGTCGTACGTGATGCCGAGGGCCTCGTGCGCCGCCTTGTAGATTTCCGCGTTCCGGTCCACCAGCTCCTTGGGAGTGATGCCTTCCTTTTCGGCCGTCTGTGCGATCTTCATCCCGTGCTCGTCCGTGCCCGTCAGGAACATCACGTCGTAGCCGTCCAGCCGCTTGAAGCGCGCCATGGCGTCGGTGGCGATGTACTCGTAGGCGTGGCCGATGTGCGGTACGCCGTTGGGGTAGGTGATGGCCGTGGTGATGTAGAACGGCGTTTTCTCTGAAGCAGTCACGTGCGGACAGTTACCTTCGATGCGGAGGGACGGGCTAGATCAGTTCAGTCAGGCTATCGCTCAGCCGGACCAGTTCATGGTCGTGTGACGCCACCAGGACGGCGATGCCGTCCGAGGTGGTGTCCTTGAGGATGCTGATGATGCGGTTGGCAGAGGCACGGTCCAGGCTGGCCGTGGGCTCATCCACCACCAGGACGCGGGTGCCCAGGATCAGGGCGCGGGCGATGGCGACGCGCTGCCGCTCACCGCCGGACAGCTGCGCGGGACGGTGCCGCATGCGGCGGCCCAGGCCCACCAGGTCCAGGAGGTCCTTGGCCATGTCCCGGCGCTGGTCCACTTCGCCGTCGGGAACGGCAGGCAGGAGGACGTTCTCCAGGGCACTCATGCCGTCAATCAGGGCACCGCCCTGGTCCACGTAACCGATCAGCGCGCGACGGCGGTCGGCGATTTCGTCGTCGCCCATGCTCTCCAGGGAATCGCCTTCCCAGAAGACGCGTCCCGACGTCGGCAGCGTCAGACCCGCGCCGACCGTGAGGATGCTGGTCTTGCCCGAGCCGCTTCGGCCGGCGACGCAGTGCATCTCGCCCGCGTGCAGCGTCAGGTCGAAACCCTCCACGACGCTGACGGCTTCGGCCCCGCCCTTGCCCCCGCCATAGCGGATGGTGATGTCACTCAGCTCCAGCGGGGTGGCGTGGTCAGCTGCCTTGACGATGGTGTTGGCGCGGGTCTGCAGGGGAACCTCGCCGGCGCCGCCCCTGCGGCTCCGCTGGACATTCGTCGGGTTTGTCATTGGACCACTTTCGTTGCAATTGGAATCCAGCAAAGTACTGCCACGAGGCCGGCAACGCCTGCCCACAGCGCGGCGTAGGGGGCCAGGAGGAGGCCGATGCCGAGGGCGCCCAGCACGCCCAGGGGCAGGGCGACGGTTCCCACCAGCGCGTTTTCGAACAGGCGGACCTGACGCAGCATGTCAGGGTTCCAGCCCATGGCCTCGAGGATGCCCAGGTACTGGCGCTTGGCGTTCAGTTCGAACCTGCCCGTGACCAGGGTGAGGACGAGTCCCACGGCCACGCCGGCGATGGCCAGCAGGATGCTGGGCAGCGCGACGCTGGCTGCGGCAAGTCCGCTGAGCGCGCTGGCGCCGGCTGCACGGGGAATGTCGATCAGCAGTGCGATCAGTCCGCCTACGGCGGCGCCGAAGACACCCACTGCCACGGCCAGGGACAGCGTGTTGAACTTGTTGGTGCCCAGCTGGCGGTTGGCGAAGGTCAGCGGCGAGTCCACCGGGATCAGCCGTTCGTCGTGTTGCGGTTCCTGGTCGATGACGTCGCGGTGCCTGAGCTGCTGGGCGGCAAACAGTGCCGCGGCTGCATAGAGCACCAGGACTGCGGCGCACACCAGCGCGGTGGACAGGCTCCAACTGATGAGGCTCAAGGCGATGCCCGCCACGGCCAGCAGGACCGCACCTACCCCGAATTCCTCGAGCACCCAGCTGCGGATCCTCCGCTGGGTCCAGCCCATGGCACGCAGGGTTCCGGCCTCGCTGCGCCGTTTACGGATATAGCTGACCGTCGATGCCCCGGTGAGCAGGGCTGCGCCGCAGAGGGTCAGGAAGAGCAGGGTGACGTTGGTACCGGACAGCGATCCGGTGACGGCGTCTGCGGCGTTCTGCCGGACCCAGGACTGCTGGACGGTGCCCAGCGGCGATTCCTTGCCGGCGTCGTCCTTGGAGTAGCCGGGTACGAAGATGCTGGCGTCTTCACGGGCTGAACCAGCCACGATGGTGGCTTCCAGTCCCATGTCGCGGATCTCCGCGGCGAGCTTTTCGACGTCGGGCTGTGCTTCCTTCCAGCTGCCAGGCGCCTTGGCCCGGACCCGGATGGCGTCGATGACGTTGGCGTTGTTGGTGTAGCCGCGGGCTGCGGCCAGGCCGTAGTAGTCCGTGATGGCGCCCGCGGACTGGCTGGCCAGCCCGGTGGCACTGAGGGAGGGCTGAAGCTCCGTGGCCGGAACGTCCTTGCCCTCGGCGTCCTTGACCATCGTGAACGGCGTAGGGTCGTAGCCGCCCAGGGGCAGCTTGTTGACGTCGCCGGAGGCCTCGGCCACTGCTGCGGGGTCGAAGGTGCCGTACACCATGGCCAGCGGCGAGGCCTGCTTCTGCCCGGTGGACAGGTTGTCCCGGTAGGAGCGCTCGTCCACCGGCTCGCGCTGGGTCTGGTCCACCGAGGCGCCGTTGGCGCTCTTTTCGGGAAGGCGGTTGACGGTTACCCATTCACCGGGAACGGCGGTCTTGTCCACGGCACCGTTGGCGGCCGTGCCGGCATCGGTGTATTTCGGAGCTGCCGCGAAGTCGGTGCTCCATTTTGCGGGGGTGTAAAGGCCCTGGTTGAAGTTTCCATTGGCGCCCAGCAGCGACGTGTGGTCGGTCGAGCCGGGCCAGGACAGCGCGAACGGATCCTTGGAGACGAACGGCAGGTAGTCCTTGTCCAGGGAGCGGGTGGCGGTGCCCACCTCGTTGACGACCTTGCCGGACTCGTCGATTTCTTCAATCTTGACGTTGTACTTCAGGTCAAGGGAGGTACCGGAACGGACCACCAGGGGGATGGCCTGGGAGTCGGACGTCAGCTGGCCGGTGCGCTTGGCCTGCTGGTACTGGGTCATCAGCGGAGCCCAGTACTTGAGCTTCACGCCGAGGAAGTCCGGCCCGTCCTTGAGTTCGTCGAGGCCGATGCCGTTGGTGAAGAGGCCTTCGAGGTAGCGGCCGACGGCGCCGGCATTCCGTGCGTCGGCGGGCGGCGCTTTTTCGAGGGGGGCCAGGAAGTCCCCGGCGTTGCCGAGGAGGGCGCGCTCCGATGCGGGGTCAACGGCCACTACCGATTCCGTCACCTCGGGCGCGAGCGGCAGGGAGACCGAGAGGTTGAACAGGTTGTGCTCGGAACCGCCGGCCGGGGAGGGGAACTTGATGCCGGTTTCGCCGGCGGGTGCGGCGATGCGGATGCTGCTGCCTCCGGCGGCCTTCTCTTCAACGAGCTTGGCCTTGCCCAGGGTTCCCTCGGCAGTGGACTTGAACAGTGTCTGTTCTGAAACGCCGTCCGAGCTCACCGCGCTGGCGGTCAGCCGGTACTTCTTGGCTTTGTCGCTCAGGACCGATTCCGCCGCGGGCCACTGGTCCGGGGACGTGGCCCCGGCGGCCTGGTCAGCCGTTGCCGTACCGGCGAGGCCGGCGTTGTAGCCGAGGTAGTCCATGGCATCCAGCCGGGGCGCTTCGAGGTTCTGCGTCACGCGGGACACGAGGCTGATGGGCGCAGCCACCGAGGTTCCGGAGAGCTTCCGGATCGAATCCAGCTGCTCGAAGCTGATGCCGCCGGTGCCGTTGGCGATCTCGGGCTGCAGCAGGGCTCCGGAAGGAGCCTTGGCCTGGACCAGCACGTCGTACAGGCCGCGTGAATTTTCATCCACTGTCCTGTTAAGTGCAGCCTGTGACTGGCTTTGGACGAGGACCGACAAGCACATGGCTGCGATCAGGATGGCCGCGGTCAACAGCAGCACTTTGCTCCTGATGAACCTCTGGACGGCGTTCATTGAACTCCCTGAAACCTGGATTGCGTGGCGCACACCCGTGTCGACCACGTGGCGGCAGCGGACATGGACGATTACGGCCGGATATGCAAAAAGTATTGGCCGGCCTGCCGGACCGGTCCCGAACCGGAACCAGGCCATATTAAGCAGACCGGCCAATCATACGTGGCCGCAACGGGACGCGCCGAGCCGGGACGTGTCGTTCGGCGTTTCGTGCGGCTTACGGGATGCGGGGAGCTAGTCCTCCAGGTCCACTTCGCGGACCATCTCTGCGCCGATGCCGGCCTTGATGGCGTCCAGGACCTGCTGCGGGACGGAGCTGTCGATGGTCAGCAGCGCCAGCACCTGTCCGCCTTCGTCGTGGCGGGCCACCTGCATGCCGGCGATGTTGATGTTGTTCATGCCCAGGATGTGCCCGATGGTGCCAATGACGCCGGGGCGGTCGGCGTAGGCCACCACCACGAGGTGTTCGCTGATGGGGATTTCCACCTCGAAGCCGTTGATACCCACCAGCTTCTGGATCTGCTTGGGACCGGTCAGGGTGCCGGCCACGGAGATCTGGCTGCCGTCGCTCAGGGCCCCGCGCAGGGTCAGCACGTTGCGGTAGGACTCAGTGTCCGGGGTGGTGATCAGGCGGACGTTGATCCCGCGCTGCTCGGCGATCACCGGGGCGTTGACGTAGGAAACCTGTTCGGTGACGACGTCGGCGAAGATGCCCTTGAGGGCCGCGAGTTCGAGGACCTTGACGTCCAGCGAGGAGATTTCGCCGGCAACTTCGATGTCGAACTGGGTAAGTGAATCGTGGGTCAGTGCGGTGAAGATGCGGCCCAGCTTCTCGATGAGCGGGATGCCGGGACGCACGTCGGGGGCGATGACGCCCCCGGCCACGTTGACTGCGTCCGGAACCAGTTCACCGGCGAGGGCCAGGCGGACAGACTTGGCCACGGAGACGCCGGCCTTTTCCTGCGCTTCATCGGTGGAGGCGCCCAGGTGCGGGGTGACCACCACGTTGTCGAGCTTGAAGAACGGAAGGTCCGTGCTCGGCTCCTTGGAGAAGACGTCGACGCCGGCACCGGCGATGTCGCCGTCCTGCAGGGCCGTGAACAGGGCCTCTTCGTCCACCAGGCCGCCGCGGGCGACGTTGATGACGTAGGCGGTGTTCTTCATCTTCTTGAAGGCATCCGCGCCGAGCATGCCCACGGTCTCCGGGGTCTTCGGCATGTGGATGGTGATGAAGTCGGACTGGGCCAGCAGCTCGTCCAGGGTGACCAGCTGGACGCCGAGCTGGGCTGCGCGGGCCGAGGTGATGTAGGGGTCGTAGGCAAGGATCTTGGTGTCGAAGCCCTTCAGGCGGGCTGCCACCAGGGCGCCGATGCGGCCGAGGCCGATGATGCCGATCTTCTTCTCGAAGAGCTCGATGCCGGTGTACTTGGACCGCTTCCATTCGCCGTCCTTGAGGGCGGCACTGGCCTGCGGGATGTGGCGGGCAAGGCTCAGAATGTGGCCCACCGTAAGTTCAGCTGCGGAGACAATGTTGGACGTGGGGGCGTTGACCACCATGACGCCTGCCTGGGTGGCGGCCTTGATGTCCACGTTGTCCAGCCCCACCCCGGCGCGGGCGATGACCTTGAGGTTCTTCGCCGCTGCGATGGCTTCGGCATCCACCTGCGTTGCGGACCGGACCAGGATGGCGTCAACATCGCCAATTGCGGAGAGCAGCTGGGAACGGTCAGCGCCGTCGGCCTGGCGGATTTCGAAGTCCGGGCCGAGGGCCTCGACGGTGGCGGGGGAAAGTTCTTCGGCGAGCAGTACTACGGGTTTTGACACGGCTGATCCTCTGCGTTGCAGTCCTGGGGATGGGAACAAGTCTAGGCCGACGGAAAGGCCGGGCTCACATTGTTAAGTGTGAACCCGGCCTCATCGCGGCACTTTAGCTGGCTGTCGCACGTTCGCTTGGCGGCGCGCGGTGGCCTTAGCGGGCTGCGGAACCTTCGACGTAGTCCGCGTCCTGCTGCTGCCAGGAGAAGAGGGAGCGCAGTTCGCGGCCAACCTCTTCGATGGGGTGCTGCTCTGCCTTGGCGCGCAGTTCCTTGAACTCAACGCCGCCGTTGTCCTGGTCCTCGATGAACCGCTTGGCGAAGGCGCCGGACTGGATGTCGGCCAGGACGGCCTTCATGTTTTCCTTCACCTCGGGGGTGATGACGCGCGGGCCGGAGACGTAGTCGCCGTATTCTGCGGTGTCGGAGACGCTCCAGCGCTGCTTGGCGATTCCGCCTTCCCACATGAGGTCCACGATGAGCTTGAGCTCGTGCAGCACCTCGAAGTAGGCGATCTGCGGCTGGTAGCCGGCTTCGGTCAGGGTTTCGAAGCCGTACTGGATCAGCTGGGAGACGCCGCCGCACAGGACGGACTGCTCGCCGAAGAGGTCCGTTTCGGTCTCTTCGGTGAAG from Pseudarthrobacter chlorophenolicus A6 encodes:
- a CDS encoding ABC transporter ATP-binding protein — encoded protein: MTNPTNVQRSRRGGAGEVPLQTRANTIVKAADHATPLELSDITIRYGGGKGGAEAVSVVEGFDLTLHAGEMHCVAGRSGSGKTSILTVGAGLTLPTSGRVFWEGDSLESMGDDEIADRRRALIGYVDQGGALIDGMSALENVLLPAVPDGEVDQRRDMAKDLLDLVGLGRRMRHRPAQLSGGERQRVAIARALILGTRVLVVDEPTASLDRASANRIISILKDTTSDGIAVLVASHDHELVRLSDSLTELI
- a CDS encoding ABC transporter permease — protein: MNAVQRFIRSKVLLLTAAILIAAMCLSVLVQSQSQAALNRTVDENSRGLYDVLVQAKAPSGALLQPEIANGTGGISFEQLDSIRKLSGTSVAAPISLVSRVTQNLEAPRLDAMDYLGYNAGLAGTATADQAAGATSPDQWPAAESVLSDKAKKYRLTASAVSSDGVSEQTLFKSTAEGTLGKAKLVEEKAAGGSSIRIAAPAGETGIKFPSPAGGSEHNLFNLSVSLPLAPEVTESVVAVDPASERALLGNAGDFLAPLEKAPPADARNAGAVGRYLEGLFTNGIGLDELKDGPDFLGVKLKYWAPLMTQYQQAKRTGQLTSDSQAIPLVVRSGTSLDLKYNVKIEEIDESGKVVNEVGTATRSLDKDYLPFVSKDPFALSWPGSTDHTSLLGANGNFNQGLYTPAKWSTDFAAAPKYTDAGTAANGAVDKTAVPGEWVTVNRLPEKSANGASVDQTQREPVDERSYRDNLSTGQKQASPLAMVYGTFDPAAVAEASGDVNKLPLGGYDPTPFTMVKDAEGKDVPATELQPSLSATGLASQSAGAITDYYGLAAARGYTNNANVIDAIRVRAKAPGSWKEAQPDVEKLAAEIRDMGLEATIVAGSAREDASIFVPGYSKDDAGKESPLGTVQQSWVRQNAADAVTGSLSGTNVTLLFLTLCGAALLTGASTVSYIRKRRSEAGTLRAMGWTQRRIRSWVLEEFGVGAVLLAVAGIALSLISWSLSTALVCAAVLVLYAAAALFAAQQLRHRDVIDQEPQHDERLIPVDSPLTFANRQLGTNKFNTLSLAVAVGVFGAAVGGLIALLIDIPRAAGASALSGLAAASVALPSILLAIAGVAVGLVLTLVTGRFELNAKRQYLGILEAMGWNPDMLRQVRLFENALVGTVALPLGVLGALGIGLLLAPYAALWAGVAGLVAVLCWIPIATKVVQ
- the metG gene encoding methionine--tRNA ligase, which gives rise to MTASEKTPFYITTAITYPNGVPHIGHAYEYIATDAMARFKRLDGYDVMFLTGTDEHGMKIAQTAEKEGITPKELVDRNAEIYKAAHEALGITYDRFIRTTDEDHYAASQAIWKKMEANGDIYLDKYEGWYSVRDEAFYGEDETVVKDDGVRYSKETDTEVTWTAEESYFFRLSAYQDKLLALYEAQPEFGAPQSRFNEVISFVKRGLEDLSISRTTFDWGVPVPGNSNHVMYVWVDALTNYLTGVGYPDVDSEKFRRFWPADVHVIGKDISRFHAIYWPAFLLSAGLELPKRVMIHGFLHNNGVKMSKSLGNVVAPADFVEQYGLDQVRFFFLREVPFGADGSYNHEAIVGRMNSDLANNFGNLAQRSLSMVAKNCGGAVPTPGAFTDADTAILEQAGGLLDNARAAFDKQEFSRALEAIWAVLGDTNAYFAEQAPWVLRKTDVERMNTVLYVTLEVLRIVAILAQPVMPGSTARLLDALGQPEGDARQFGAVATRIAAGTPLPAPAPVFPKYEDPAEA
- the serA gene encoding phosphoglycerate dehydrogenase: MSKPVVLLAEELSPATVEALGPDFEIRQADGADRSQLLSAIGDVDAILVRSATQVDAEAIAAAKNLKVIARAGVGLDNVDIKAATQAGVMVVNAPTSNIVSAAELTVGHILSLARHIPQASAALKDGEWKRSKYTGIELFEKKIGIIGLGRIGALVAARLKGFDTKILAYDPYITSARAAQLGVQLVTLDELLAQSDFITIHMPKTPETVGMLGADAFKKMKNTAYVINVARGGLVDEEALFTALQDGDIAGAGVDVFSKEPSTDLPFFKLDNVVVTPHLGASTDEAQEKAGVSVAKSVRLALAGELVPDAVNVAGGVIAPDVRPGIPLIEKLGRIFTALTHDSLTQFDIEVAGEISSLDVKVLELAALKGIFADVVTEQVSYVNAPVIAEQRGINVRLITTPDTESYRNVLTLRGALSDGSQISVAGTLTGPKQIQKLVGINGFEVEIPISEHLVVVAYADRPGVIGTIGHILGMNNINIAGMQVARHDEGGQVLALLTIDSSVPQQVLDAIKAGIGAEMVREVDLED